The Caldanaerovirga acetigignens genome has a window encoding:
- the nuoE gene encoding NADH-quinone oxidoreductase subunit NuoE: MELAAKKDAELAEKLREVEKMLEKYKGQRGALLQALQEAQKIVGYLPIEVQKLVAEALNVTLSEVYSTTTFYSFFNLKPRGKYQIRTCLGTACYVKGADKVLARIEQELGIRVGDTTDDLKFSLDACRCVGACGLAPVVIINDDVYGRMTPDKVPEILKNYE, translated from the coding sequence ATGGAACTTGCGGCCAAAAAAGATGCGGAGTTGGCAGAAAAACTCAGGGAAGTTGAAAAGATGCTGGAAAAATACAAAGGCCAAAGGGGGGCACTACTGCAGGCTCTACAGGAAGCTCAAAAAATAGTTGGTTATCTCCCAATAGAAGTGCAAAAGCTTGTAGCAGAAGCGTTAAATGTGACGCTCAGCGAAGTTTACAGCACTACTACATTTTATTCATTTTTCAACTTAAAACCCCGAGGGAAGTACCAGATAAGAACCTGCCTGGGCACTGCATGTTATGTAAAAGGAGCGGACAAAGTTTTGGCAAGGATCGAGCAAGAACTGGGCATAAGAGTAGGAGATACCACCGATGACTTAAAATTTTCATTGGATGCTTGCAGGTGCGTGGGTGCATGCGGACTTGCACCGGTAGTAATAATAAACGACGATGTTTACGGCAGGATGACGCCGGACAAAGTGCCAGAAATTCTGAAAAACTACGAGTGA
- a CDS encoding FAD:protein FMN transferase produces MRRRILTCIILSALIFILTSCSRSEDKPVVKTNFQLDTLIKISAYGDGASEAIDAAFERIGQIDKKMNARASDSEVTAVNEAAGKNPVKVSSDTFFVIKRGLYFSDLSGGKFDITVGPLVNLWGIGTDKAHVPEKSEIIEALKLINYRDVLLDENEKTIMLKKPGMAIDLGGIAKGYAADEVIKVLKERGMKSAVADLGGNVYVLGRKPNGQLWKIGIQDPFKPRGEIFATIEAENKTLVTSGVYERFFEEGGKRYHHILDTLTGYPVENGLVSVTIIGNSSIDADALSTAVFSLGLQRGMELVENLPDIEAIFVTKDKEVYVSSGVKELNFKITDNDYTLKK; encoded by the coding sequence ATGAGAAGGAGAATCTTAACTTGCATCATTCTTTCTGCGCTTATATTCATTTTAACCTCCTGTAGCCGTTCTGAGGACAAGCCGGTGGTGAAGACAAATTTTCAGCTCGATACGCTTATCAAAATTTCGGCATACGGCGATGGGGCGTCGGAAGCGATTGACGCTGCTTTTGAGAGGATCGGACAGATAGACAAAAAGATGAACGCGAGGGCGAGCGACAGCGAGGTTACGGCGGTAAATGAAGCGGCGGGTAAGAATCCCGTAAAAGTCAGCTCCGATACCTTTTTCGTGATAAAAAGGGGACTTTACTTTTCGGACCTATCCGGTGGAAAGTTTGATATAACCGTCGGACCTTTGGTGAATCTGTGGGGTATTGGCACCGATAAAGCGCACGTACCCGAGAAAAGCGAAATAATAGAAGCCCTTAAGCTTATAAATTACAGGGATGTTTTGCTCGATGAGAACGAAAAAACTATTATGCTAAAAAAGCCCGGAATGGCTATAGACCTTGGCGGTATTGCGAAAGGTTATGCAGCGGATGAAGTTATAAAGGTATTAAAGGAAAGGGGAATGAAAAGTGCAGTGGCAGACCTCGGTGGAAATGTGTACGTACTCGGAAGAAAGCCGAACGGACAGCTATGGAAAATAGGTATACAGGACCCGTTTAAGCCGAGAGGAGAGATATTTGCCACTATAGAAGCTGAAAATAAGACTTTGGTCACATCAGGAGTGTACGAAAGGTTTTTCGAAGAGGGAGGAAAAAGATATCATCATATACTCGACACTTTGACGGGATATCCAGTCGAAAACGGCTTAGTGAGCGTGACAATAATAGGGAATAGTTCTATAGATGCTGATGCACTTTCTACTGCCGTTTTTTCGCTGGGTTTACAGCGCGGCATGGAACTGGTTGAAAACTTGCCGGATATAGAGGCGATTTTTGTAACGAAAGACAAAGAAGTATACGTCTCATCCGGTGTTAAAGAGCTTAATTTTAAAATAACCGATAACGACTATACTCTCAAAAAATAG
- a CDS encoding PHP domain-containing protein — translation MLREFPADLHVHTCLSPCAEDEMVPPNILNMAKLMGIKILGIADHNSAKNLSAVMEASCDFDGLILPGIEVQTREEVHVLCYFENLELAMEFEDFIYQHLPPRKNDPKRLGRQYVVDKMGNVIGEEDRLLIASVGLSIDNVSEKVVELGGIVIPAHAERMSFGIIGQLGFIPEDMKIDAVEFSKNISVDEARNKFPDIFTRYSVVFSSDAHCLKDMVFRKTYFLLEEPTFDELGKAFKGRSGRRVILKDQF, via the coding sequence ATGCTAAGGGAATTTCCTGCAGATCTCCACGTGCACACATGCCTTTCTCCGTGTGCAGAAGACGAGATGGTTCCCCCGAATATTTTAAATATGGCAAAGCTTATGGGGATTAAGATTTTAGGAATAGCCGACCATAATTCAGCAAAAAACTTATCTGCTGTAATGGAGGCATCCTGTGATTTTGATGGACTGATACTCCCGGGGATTGAAGTTCAGACCAGAGAAGAAGTTCACGTGCTTTGCTATTTTGAGAACCTAGAATTGGCAATGGAATTTGAGGATTTCATTTACCAACACCTTCCTCCTCGGAAAAACGACCCTAAAAGGCTGGGACGCCAGTACGTGGTGGATAAAATGGGCAATGTGATTGGTGAAGAAGATAGGTTGCTCATAGCATCTGTAGGCCTTTCGATAGATAATGTGTCAGAAAAAGTAGTGGAATTAGGGGGGATAGTGATACCTGCACATGCGGAGAGGATGAGTTTTGGCATAATAGGGCAGTTGGGTTTCATACCGGAGGACATGAAGATAGATGCTGTAGAATTTTCTAAAAATATATCGGTTGATGAAGCTAGAAATAAATTTCCGGATATTTTTACAAGGTATAGCGTAGTATTTTCTTCCGATGCCCACTGCCTTAAAGATATGGTATTTAGAAAGACTTACTTTCTCTTAGAAGAACCGACCTTTGATGAGTTAGGAAAAGCATTCAAAGGCCGGAGTGGAAGGAGGGTTATCCTTAAAGATCAATTTTAG
- a CDS encoding DRTGG domain-containing protein produces the protein MTLEELGARFSLNLVTKGTNLERKVTGAYASDLLSWVMGHAAENQIWITVQSHPNIVAVAALLGLAGIIVAEGVEVEENTVKKAEEENIPIFSTKMSIFEICGILYNVLSKDREKC, from the coding sequence ATGACTTTAGAGGAGCTAGGGGCAAGGTTCTCGCTGAATCTTGTGACGAAGGGAACGAATTTGGAAAGAAAAGTAACTGGTGCATACGCTTCCGACCTTCTCAGTTGGGTGATGGGGCACGCTGCTGAAAATCAAATTTGGATTACAGTGCAGAGCCATCCAAACATAGTGGCTGTGGCGGCGCTACTTGGCCTTGCGGGGATAATTGTGGCAGAAGGCGTTGAAGTTGAGGAAAATACGGTCAAAAAAGCTGAGGAAGAAAATATACCGATATTTTCAACTAAAATGTCAATTTTCGAAATATGTGGAATACTGTATAATGTATTGTCAAAGGACAGGGAAAAATGCTAA
- a CDS encoding [Fe-Fe] hydrogenase large subunit C-terminal domain-containing protein, giving the protein MNFYHSVTLDIEKCKGCTNCIKGCPTEAIRVRNGKAFIMQEKCIDCGECIRVCPNQAKFAATDNIDMLKDYKFTIALPAPSFYAQFKEGATKEAINAALRASGFDEVYEVPLAAEEVTAAIREYIMKNKDIRPFISSSCPAVLRLIRVRFPGLIRNIVPVKAPVEIAAKRAKETVKKLYGLEDREIGAFFISPCPAKVTAVKQPIGASKSYVDGVLSMSKVYAKVLKNIGKGTHHSIFGTSGSMGVGWGRAGGENEALDFGNRLAVDGIHDCIEVLEEVELGRLADIDYLELQACSGGCVGGVLTPENRFIAGVRLKKMAEKLASKTGIDEAAVIEDFKKGYHFFEEEIKPVPAMKLDEDMAKAIKKMELLERILKELPGLDCGSCGSPNCRALAEDIVQGRANETDCVFKLREKVRQLVEEVMELSQKLPPTMEG; this is encoded by the coding sequence ATGAATTTTTACCATTCGGTTACGCTGGATATAGAAAAATGCAAAGGGTGCACCAACTGCATAAAAGGTTGTCCCACAGAGGCCATTAGAGTGCGAAACGGCAAAGCCTTCATAATGCAAGAAAAGTGCATAGACTGCGGCGAGTGCATTAGGGTTTGTCCAAATCAAGCTAAGTTTGCGGCAACTGACAATATTGACATGTTAAAGGATTACAAATTTACGATAGCTTTGCCGGCACCCAGTTTTTACGCGCAATTTAAGGAAGGCGCCACCAAGGAGGCAATAAATGCCGCTTTAAGGGCTTCTGGCTTTGACGAAGTATATGAGGTTCCTTTGGCTGCAGAAGAAGTTACCGCTGCTATAAGGGAATATATAATGAAAAACAAGGATATAAGGCCCTTTATTTCTTCATCATGTCCGGCAGTTTTGCGCCTGATCAGAGTTCGTTTTCCGGGGCTTATAAGGAACATAGTGCCGGTAAAGGCTCCGGTGGAAATAGCCGCTAAAAGAGCTAAGGAAACTGTAAAAAAACTGTACGGATTGGAGGACCGGGAAATAGGAGCCTTCTTCATAAGTCCATGTCCAGCAAAAGTGACGGCGGTAAAGCAGCCCATCGGCGCTTCTAAGTCTTACGTTGACGGGGTACTTTCAATGAGCAAGGTTTACGCAAAGGTGCTGAAAAACATCGGCAAAGGTACTCACCATTCTATTTTTGGAACTTCCGGCAGCATGGGGGTTGGATGGGGACGGGCGGGAGGAGAAAACGAGGCATTGGATTTTGGCAACCGCCTGGCTGTCGATGGTATACACGATTGCATTGAAGTTTTAGAAGAAGTGGAATTGGGGAGGCTCGCCGATATAGATTATCTGGAACTGCAGGCATGCAGCGGCGGATGCGTGGGAGGGGTGCTTACACCCGAAAACAGGTTTATCGCCGGTGTGAGATTGAAAAAGATGGCAGAAAAGTTGGCAAGTAAAACAGGGATAGATGAAGCGGCAGTAATAGAGGACTTTAAAAAAGGTTACCACTTTTTCGAAGAAGAGATAAAACCCGTTCCTGCGATGAAGCTGGACGAAGATATGGCCAAGGCCATTAAAAAGATGGAACTTTTGGAAAGGATCTTGAAGGAATTGCCCGGCCTTGATTGCGGAAGCTGTGGTTCGCCTAACTGCAGGGCGCTGGCGGAAGATATAGTGCAGGGTAGAGCAAATGAGACCGACTGCGTTTTTAAACTAAGGGAAAAGGTGAGGCAGCTTGTTGAAGAAGTAATGGAATTATCACAGAAATTGCCCCCTACGATGGAAGGTTAA
- a CDS encoding redox-sensing transcriptional repressor Rex, which produces MFKKFKIPEATVGRLTAYSRYLKEADEKGISTVSSQQIAKATGVTPAQVRKDLAYFGEFGTRGVGYNPRELYNYIMKILGLDRRWPVIIIGAGRLGAALAMYGGFAERGFDIVGIFDVDPAKIGNKVGEIEIRPLQELKEKVKDLSIKLGIVAVPAASAQEVVDFMVDCGIKGIINFAPANISVPEGIVLRRVDLASQLEYLTFHLGESR; this is translated from the coding sequence TTGTTTAAAAAATTCAAAATACCTGAAGCTACTGTAGGGAGGCTCACTGCCTATTCGCGTTATTTAAAAGAAGCTGACGAAAAGGGAATTTCCACTGTTTCTTCTCAACAGATAGCAAAAGCGACTGGAGTCACTCCTGCTCAGGTTAGGAAAGACCTGGCCTACTTCGGGGAATTCGGAACGAGAGGCGTGGGTTATAATCCTAGGGAGCTCTATAACTACATCATGAAGATTTTAGGGCTCGACAGGCGCTGGCCGGTGATAATAATTGGTGCAGGGCGCTTGGGGGCAGCCCTCGCTATGTATGGTGGATTTGCCGAAAGGGGTTTTGACATAGTAGGCATTTTCGACGTTGACCCTGCGAAGATAGGGAATAAAGTAGGGGAGATAGAAATAAGACCACTTCAAGAGCTGAAGGAAAAAGTTAAAGACCTTTCGATAAAATTAGGAATAGTAGCGGTACCCGCAGCTTCTGCCCAGGAAGTAGTGGATTTCATGGTAGATTGTGGAATTAAAGGGATAATAAATTTTGCGCCGGCAAATATCTCGGTCCCTGAAGGTATTGTGTTAAGGAGGGTAGATTTGGCCTCACAGCTTGAATACCTAACGTTTCATTTGGGTGAATCTCGATGA
- a CDS encoding ATP-binding protein, producing MKELSLHVLDIVENSLRAGATDVNIKIVEDSKKDVLSIEIKDNGRGMDEETVKKAIDPFFTTKTERKVGLGLPLLAQASRATGGDLAIESIPNVGTTVRVWFQKSHIDLQPLGDMARTISALVALHPEVDFHYTHVRDGRIFCFSTKELKEKLQEVPINNPLVIDWILRFLRENLDKLDGGAERWES from the coding sequence ATGAAAGAATTGTCCTTGCACGTCCTTGACATCGTTGAAAACTCCCTGCGGGCTGGGGCCACGGATGTAAATATAAAAATAGTGGAGGATTCTAAGAAGGATGTTTTGTCGATTGAAATAAAAGACAATGGCAGGGGAATGGACGAAGAAACGGTAAAAAAAGCAATCGACCCATTCTTTACAACGAAAACTGAAAGGAAGGTGGGACTTGGTCTTCCGCTATTGGCCCAAGCTTCAAGAGCAACAGGAGGAGACCTTGCCATAGAATCAATTCCCAATGTGGGTACAACAGTAAGAGTATGGTTTCAAAAAAGCCACATTGACCTACAGCCGCTGGGTGATATGGCTAGGACGATATCTGCATTAGTGGCACTTCACCCAGAAGTGGATTTTCATTACACACATGTAAGGGATGGTAGAATCTTTTGCTTCAGCACAAAAGAGCTGAAAGAGAAGCTTCAAGAAGTGCCGATAAATAATCCTTTAGTGATTGACTGGATTTTAAGATTTCTAAGGGAAAATTTGGACAAATTGGATGGGGGTGCTGAAAGATGGGAGTCATAA
- a CDS encoding ATP-binding protein, whose protein sequence is MKLKKIKEILKAEVLTGDDGALELEITNACGADLISDILADTKRNAVLLTGLTHRQIIQTAGMSEFAAIIFVRGKCPTGDVIELAKERGIPLLCTDFPLYESCGLLYEAGLKGDFLARKVQEEQNSSENVPGTMRLVYEVHGGDFENAGRATEQAKKVLKQLGVNPSAMRRASIVAYEAEMNIVIHAFRGKLIFEVTPYCIEITAEDEGPGIENIELAMQEGYSTAPERIREMGFGAGMGLPNMKKFSDVFEITSVVAKGTKVKMKIYL, encoded by the coding sequence ATGAAACTTAAGAAGATAAAGGAGATTCTCAAGGCCGAGGTTCTAACGGGAGATGATGGTGCGTTAGAATTGGAAATCACGAACGCGTGCGGTGCTGACCTCATCAGCGACATATTAGCTGATACGAAGAGAAACGCAGTTTTGCTGACTGGTTTAACCCATCGACAGATAATACAGACTGCTGGCATGTCAGAATTTGCGGCTATAATTTTCGTTAGGGGGAAGTGCCCGACCGGCGATGTAATAGAGCTGGCAAAGGAGAGGGGTATTCCTCTCCTTTGCACAGATTTTCCGCTTTACGAAAGTTGTGGGCTTCTCTATGAAGCGGGTTTGAAAGGGGACTTTTTAGCAAGGAAAGTTCAAGAAGAACAAAACTCAAGCGAAAATGTACCTGGCACTATGCGCCTGGTATATGAAGTGCACGGAGGAGATTTCGAGAATGCGGGGAGAGCTACGGAACAAGCGAAGAAAGTCTTAAAACAATTGGGCGTCAACCCCTCTGCAATGAGAAGGGCATCAATAGTTGCTTATGAAGCGGAGATGAATATAGTCATCCATGCTTTCAGGGGAAAGTTGATATTTGAAGTAACACCCTACTGCATAGAAATAACGGCAGAAGATGAGGGACCTGGCATAGAGAATATAGAATTGGCCATGCAGGAGGGATATTCGACAGCTCCCGAGCGTATAAGAGAAATGGGATTTGGAGCTGGAATGGGGCTGCCGAATATGAAGAAATTCTCAGACGTTTTTGAAATAACTTCTGTTGTCGCAAAAGGCACAAAAGTGAAAATGAAAATCTATTTATAG
- a CDS encoding valine--tRNA ligase, producing MAFSDIPSVYDPKKVEEKWYKFWEENEFFRAKIEPEKEPFTIVIPPPNVTGNLHLGHALNNTIQDILIRYKRMKGYPTLWLPGTDHAGIATEAKVKEQLAEEGLSKYDLGREKFLERVWAWKEKYGNTIVNQLKKLGASCDWSRFRFTLDEGLSRAVREVFVRLYEKGLIYRGDYIVNWCPTCKTTLSDIEVEHEERQDKLYYVKYPFSDGSGHITVATTRPETILGDTAVAVNPADERYRAYIGKTVILPLVGREIPVIADEYVDMQFGTGAVKITPGHDPNDFEIGLRHGLPIIKVMDEEGRMNESAGKFKGQDRYECRKAMVEELKEKDFMAKIEDLTHSVGKCYRCDTVVEPMVSKQWFVRMKPLAEPAIEVVKQGKVQFVPERFTKIYINWLENIHDWCISRQLWWGHRIPAWYCQDCGETIVSRETPAKCTKCGGTSLEQDPDVLDTWFSSALWPFSTLGWPDQTEDLDYFYPTTVLVTGYDIIFFWVARMIFMAMEFMKKEPFKYVAITGLVRDAQGRKMSKSLGNGIDPLEVIEKYGADTLRFALCTGNTPGNDIRFSWEKAEHSRNFANKIWNASRFVMMNLEDFEPGEVEIDKLSLKDRWILSRLNDVTRDVTEFLERFEVGMAAQKVYDFFWSEFCDWYIEMAKIDLYGEDESAKMRTKQVLYTVLERVLRLLHPFMPFITEEIWQHLPHEGRSIMVSAWPEYRPDWQFEDAVNMQLLMDAVRGIRNIRAEMNVPPSKKAKAVVRTGDAKTHELLRQNIEIIKALAKVSEADFIPEGNPAPGKAMSCVIRGAEIFIPMEGLVDLEAEVARLQKEKSDLEKEIASVRKKLSNHNFLAKAPKDVVEKEKQKEKDYLDILKRIEARLKILSGGS from the coding sequence ATGGCTTTTTCCGATATTCCTTCCGTTTACGACCCTAAGAAGGTAGAGGAAAAATGGTATAAGTTCTGGGAAGAAAACGAGTTTTTCAGGGCGAAGATCGAGCCGGAGAAGGAACCCTTCACCATAGTTATCCCTCCGCCCAACGTGACCGGCAACCTCCATCTCGGACATGCTCTGAACAACACCATCCAGGACATCCTGATAAGGTATAAAAGAATGAAAGGATATCCGACGCTGTGGCTGCCCGGCACCGACCATGCGGGGATTGCTACGGAAGCTAAGGTGAAGGAGCAGTTGGCGGAGGAAGGGCTTTCCAAATACGACCTCGGAAGGGAAAAGTTCCTCGAGAGGGTTTGGGCCTGGAAGGAAAAGTACGGCAACACCATAGTAAACCAGCTGAAAAAACTCGGAGCTTCTTGTGACTGGTCAAGGTTCAGATTTACCCTGGACGAAGGGCTCAGCCGTGCCGTGAGGGAAGTGTTCGTGAGGCTTTACGAAAAGGGCCTGATATACCGGGGCGATTATATCGTAAACTGGTGCCCCACCTGCAAGACCACTCTTTCCGATATAGAGGTGGAACACGAGGAAAGGCAGGATAAGCTCTATTACGTGAAATACCCCTTTAGCGATGGTTCGGGGCACATAACGGTGGCGACCACCAGGCCAGAGACCATCTTGGGAGATACGGCGGTAGCAGTAAATCCCGCCGATGAAAGGTACAGGGCATATATCGGAAAGACCGTGATATTGCCGCTGGTGGGAAGGGAAATTCCTGTAATCGCCGACGAGTACGTGGATATGCAGTTCGGCACCGGTGCCGTGAAGATAACCCCTGGCCATGACCCCAACGACTTTGAAATAGGCCTCAGGCACGGATTGCCTATAATCAAGGTGATGGATGAAGAAGGGCGGATGAACGAAAGCGCAGGAAAGTTTAAAGGACAAGACAGGTACGAGTGCCGGAAGGCTATGGTAGAAGAATTGAAAGAAAAAGACTTCATGGCAAAGATAGAAGACCTAACCCACAGCGTCGGCAAGTGTTACAGGTGCGATACCGTTGTAGAGCCAATGGTTTCAAAGCAATGGTTCGTCAGGATGAAGCCTCTGGCGGAGCCCGCCATAGAGGTAGTAAAGCAGGGAAAGGTGCAGTTCGTACCGGAGAGGTTTACAAAAATTTACATTAACTGGCTAGAGAATATCCACGACTGGTGTATTTCAAGGCAGCTCTGGTGGGGTCACAGGATTCCCGCCTGGTATTGCCAGGATTGCGGAGAAACCATAGTTTCTCGGGAAACCCCTGCAAAATGCACAAAATGCGGCGGAACTTCTTTGGAACAGGACCCCGATGTTTTGGATACCTGGTTCAGTTCGGCACTATGGCCCTTCTCCACCTTGGGGTGGCCTGACCAGACTGAGGACCTCGATTATTTTTACCCGACCACAGTGCTGGTCACTGGCTATGATATCATATTCTTCTGGGTGGCCCGCATGATATTTATGGCGATGGAATTCATGAAAAAAGAACCGTTTAAATACGTGGCGATAACCGGCCTTGTGAGAGACGCTCAGGGTCGCAAGATGAGCAAATCTCTGGGCAACGGCATAGACCCGTTGGAGGTCATAGAAAAGTACGGTGCTGACACCCTTAGATTCGCACTTTGCACTGGCAACACTCCGGGAAACGATATAAGGTTTTCGTGGGAGAAAGCGGAGCACAGCAGGAATTTTGCAAACAAGATATGGAACGCTTCCCGCTTCGTGATGATGAACCTGGAAGATTTCGAACCAGGAGAGGTAGAAATTGATAAGCTGTCGCTCAAGGACCGCTGGATTTTGTCAAGGCTCAACGATGTGACGAGGGACGTTACGGAGTTTTTAGAAAGATTTGAGGTCGGGATGGCGGCCCAGAAGGTCTACGACTTTTTCTGGAGCGAGTTTTGCGACTGGTACATCGAAATGGCAAAGATAGACCTTTACGGCGAGGACGAATCGGCAAAAATGAGAACCAAGCAGGTGCTTTATACGGTGCTGGAGAGAGTTTTGAGGCTGCTGCACCCATTCATGCCTTTTATCACGGAAGAGATATGGCAGCACCTGCCACATGAGGGAAGGAGCATAATGGTGTCAGCCTGGCCGGAATACAGACCCGATTGGCAATTTGAAGATGCAGTCAATATGCAACTTCTCATGGATGCGGTGAGAGGCATCAGAAACATCAGAGCGGAGATGAACGTGCCTCCTTCCAAGAAGGCAAAAGCGGTGGTTAGAACTGGTGATGCAAAAACCCACGAGCTGCTTAGGCAAAACATTGAAATAATAAAGGCCCTAGCAAAAGTTTCAGAAGCAGATTTCATCCCTGAAGGAAATCCTGCCCCCGGCAAAGCCATGAGCTGCGTCATAAGGGGTGCGGAAATATTCATCCCCATGGAGGGGCTGGTGGACCTGGAAGCAGAAGTCGCAAGGTTACAAAAGGAAAAGTCGGATTTGGAAAAAGAAATTGCATCAGTCAGGAAAAAACTTTCAAACCACAATTTCCTCGCAAAAGCTCCGAAGGATGTTGTGGAAAAGGAAAAGCAAAAGGAGAAGGACTATCTCGATATACTAAAGCGCATAGAGGCTAGATTGAAAATACTTAGTGGAGGAAGTTGA
- a CDS encoding DUF2508 family protein, which yields MAKKCNCNRPKKDNKSILREIEEAKNELQIAEKAFQWAKNEPEEIDAAIARLEAAMFRYNVLIKKAKEMGIKLDKVTMYSILLK from the coding sequence ATGGCGAAAAAGTGTAACTGCAATCGTCCTAAAAAGGACAATAAATCCATCCTGAGGGAAATTGAGGAAGCGAAAAATGAACTCCAGATAGCTGAAAAAGCCTTTCAGTGGGCAAAAAATGAGCCGGAAGAAATAGATGCCGCCATTGCACGGCTGGAAGCAGCAATGTTCAGGTATAATGTTCTAATAAAGAAAGCAAAGGAAATGGGGATAAAATTAGATAAAGTTACTATGTACAGTATTTTGTTGAAATAG
- a CDS encoding (2Fe-2S) ferredoxin domain-containing protein, with protein MKSIEELEKIRDQARELINLRKDNENKTRVVVGMGTCGISAGAREVLMAILDEIKKRNLTDVVVTETGCIGMCRFEPLVDVIKPDQPKVTYVNVNPEKARQIVARHVVNNQVIDEWVIPNI; from the coding sequence ATAAAGTCTATAGAAGAACTTGAAAAAATAAGGGATCAGGCGAGAGAGCTTATAAATCTCAGAAAGGACAACGAAAATAAAACGCGGGTAGTTGTAGGGATGGGTACCTGTGGTATATCTGCTGGGGCAAGAGAAGTCCTTATGGCGATACTGGACGAAATAAAAAAGAGAAATCTAACCGATGTCGTTGTCACGGAAACCGGATGTATTGGCATGTGCAGGTTTGAACCTTTGGTGGATGTAATAAAGCCCGACCAGCCTAAAGTGACTTACGTCAACGTAAATCCTGAAAAGGCAAGGCAAATAGTGGCAAGGCATGTGGTCAATAACCAGGTCATCGACGAATGGGTAATTCCCAATATATAA
- a CDS encoding bifunctional folylpolyglutamate synthase/dihydrofolate synthase, with translation MSYKEALEYIHGLTKFGIRLGLDRIKKLLEILGNPQEGIKILHVAGTNGKGSTCAMIDSILRAAGYRVGLYISPYLEVFNERIKVDGRNIPDDDIARLTEKVKNAVEEMEKKGWSVPTEFEVVTALGFLYFKEQKVDFLVLEVGMGGRFDATNVITPLVSVITPISYDHQQYLGSTLTEIAREKCGIIKPGRATVTAPQDEEAMKVIEETCSKLNSSLVKVEKEASYRLINWGVEGQTFDLKTSKHNYQQLKIRLLGDHQLDNAATAVVAVEALQRYGIDIPSEAVRKGLEKARWPGRLEILKENPYVLIDGAHNIAGIRVLKEALLKYFPEKRIILVIGILSDKDYVDMLSEITPIADSIITTRPDSPRALSAAELAESIRKLTFGKTPEVYESDDIEKAVKAALDMASSEDLVVFAGSLYLIGKVRSILKN, from the coding sequence CTGAGTTATAAGGAAGCCCTAGAGTATATTCATGGACTTACAAAATTCGGTATAAGGTTAGGATTGGATAGAATAAAAAAATTGCTAGAAATCCTGGGAAATCCCCAGGAAGGAATCAAAATATTACACGTGGCTGGCACCAACGGCAAGGGTTCTACCTGCGCCATGATAGATTCTATTTTGAGGGCTGCAGGTTACCGGGTTGGGCTTTATATTTCGCCCTACCTGGAAGTGTTCAACGAGAGGATAAAGGTTGACGGCCGAAATATCCCCGACGATGACATCGCAAGGCTCACCGAAAAGGTGAAAAACGCGGTCGAAGAGATGGAAAAAAAGGGCTGGAGTGTCCCCACAGAGTTCGAAGTAGTGACGGCTCTCGGTTTTCTTTACTTCAAGGAACAAAAGGTGGATTTCCTGGTGCTGGAAGTGGGGATGGGTGGAAGGTTCGATGCGACCAACGTAATAACTCCTCTTGTAAGTGTCATCACACCCATCAGCTACGACCACCAGCAGTACCTTGGCAGCACGCTGACAGAAATTGCAAGGGAAAAGTGCGGAATAATCAAACCAGGCAGGGCTACGGTAACTGCACCGCAGGATGAGGAAGCCATGAAGGTTATCGAAGAAACGTGCAGTAAGCTGAACTCATCGCTGGTGAAGGTTGAAAAAGAGGCGAGCTACCGCCTAATAAATTGGGGTGTGGAAGGCCAGACTTTTGACCTCAAGACTTCAAAGCACAATTACCAACAACTGAAAATAAGGCTTTTAGGGGACCATCAACTGGACAATGCTGCTACTGCGGTGGTTGCGGTAGAAGCCCTGCAGCGCTATGGAATTGATATACCTTCTGAAGCGGTGAGAAAAGGCCTTGAAAAAGCCCGATGGCCCGGGAGACTAGAGATATTGAAAGAAAATCCTTACGTGTTGATCGACGGTGCTCACAACATTGCAGGGATTCGGGTGCTAAAAGAAGCTTTATTGAAATATTTCCCCGAAAAGAGGATTATACTCGTGATAGGCATTTTAAGTGATAAGGATTACGTTGATATGTTGAGTGAAATAACTCCGATAGCAGATTCGATAATCACCACAAGACCTGATAGCCCAAGGGCGTTGTCGGCAGCAGAGCTTGCAGAATCAATTAGGAAACTTACTTTTGGAAAAACTCCGGAAGTATACGAAAGCGACGATATAGAAAAAGCTGTTAAAGCGGCACTGGATATGGCCTCTTCCGAGGATTTGGTGGTCTTCGCTGGTTCACTTTACCTGATTGGTAAAGTAAGAAGTATTTTGAAGAATTAG